CTGGGAGAGGCCTATACCGAAAAACAGGAATACAACGAGGCTCTGAAGTACTATTTTGTGGCCATTCAGGCATTTGATCTGCTCAATAATCCACAAATGAACATCAGTACCCTTGCTGATATCGGTAGCCTGTATCAAAACCAGGATGCTCAAAACCAGGCTATTACCTATTTTGAAAAAGCTTTGAAGAAAGCCTATGAAATCAAAAGTGAACCTCGCCTGCGAATTGTATTGCTGGAAAACATTGCCTACTCATATAAGCAGATGGAAGATTACCCGCATGCGATGTCCACAGAGACCAAACTGCTGTCAGAATATGAGCGCACTGGCAATAAAACAAAAGTTGTGGAGACTTATAAAGAGCTTTCACTACTCAGTGAGCTAAATAAACAATACAGATCAGCTTTGAAGTATAACACCGAACTGGCTGAGGTATATCAAAAAGACAATGACCTTGTCGGCCTATCTTCTGCTTACAATAACATAGGCTTTATATATAAAAGAACCGGTGACTTTAAGACATCGCTGGATTATTTCAATAAGGTAACGGAACTTGTCAATAAACAGCCGGCCAACCTTAAGGAAAGTGACAAAGCCTTATTGCATATTAATATTGGTGTAGCATACACTACCCTAAAATCATACACCAAGGCCAAGGAAAATTATCATATTGCACTCAAGATAAGAGAAAAGGAGGCGAATAATATAGAAATAGCCAATACAAAAAACTACCTCGCGGGCAACTACTACATAAGCGGAAATATTTCGCAGGCGCTAAAATCAGTCAATGATGCTATTGAAATAGCCGAGCCTATAAACGCCGAAGAGGTTTTGCTCACCAGCTATAAGATCCTCAACATGATCTACACGCAGGACAACAACGCTGCCAAAGCTAAAAAATACCTGGGGTTGCACAGGGAGCTTAACGAAAAACTAGAGGAGGAGGAAAAGGCAAAAAAACAGGAAATGCTCAAAAAGCAACTGGAAATAGAACGGAATGAAGAAGAGATCAAAACTTTGCTGGCAGAAGAAGAAAGAAAAGCTGTAGAGTCTGAAAGAAAAGAAAATGAAATAAAGCTTAAGGAAAAAGAGCTGGCGTTGCTTAAGCGCGATCAAGAGCTAAGGGAAATTGAGTATAAAAACCAACTACTGGAAAAAGAACGTACAGAGCAGGCACTGGCCCTTGCACAGCAGCAACTGGAAACCGAGAAAAAGAACAGGGAACTGGTGTCACTTGAAAAAGAAAAGGAACTTCAAAACCTTGAACTGAAAAGAAAAGCCCTGGAAGATGAGAAACAAAAGAAAGCAATACAATTGCTGGAGGCAGACAAAAAACTTCAGGATGAGCAATTAAAATATACCTATTGGATGTTCGGGCTATTTGCTCTTATACTGGCCATCATCATTATTAGTTTCATCCAAAAGAAAAAAGCTAATAGCATGCTCAAATCTCAGCAATTACAAATCACTAATCAAAATGATGAGCTGCAACAAAATATGGAAGAGCTGCAGGCTACACAGGAAGAATTAGAAAATCAAAAAGAACAATTGGAGGTTCAACACAGAAAAATTACTTTCAGTATTCAATATGCACAGCGAATCCAGAGCTCAATTCTACCCTCTAACAGCCTGAAAAACAAACTGTTTCAGGAAAGCTTTGTCACCTACCTCCCTAAAGATATTGTTTCAGGAGATTTCTACTGGATGGAGGAACTTGAAGAGAAAAAGATAGTTTCTATCATAGATTGTACTGGTCATGGTGTTCCCGGTGCCCTTATGTCCATGATTGGAAGTACAACGCTCAATGAAATTATAAATCAAAAAGGTATCACCGATCCTGCTGAAGTGCTGAACAAATTACATGAAGGCATAAGGAGC
This region of Fulvivirga ulvae genomic DNA includes:
- a CDS encoding SpoIIE family protein phosphatase, which gives rise to MNRRILRPFYIGFYVLLAMSIQFNTVAQEKEVSDSVKSDQLLKEAQDLLKQNSVDLAISAARNAYELAKKASYLTGEANSSQVLGEAYTEKQEYNEALKYYFVAIQAFDLLNNPQMNISTLADIGSLYQNQDAQNQAITYFEKALKKAYEIKSEPRLRIVLLENIAYSYKQMEDYPHAMSTETKLLSEYERTGNKTKVVETYKELSLLSELNKQYRSALKYNTELAEVYQKDNDLVGLSSAYNNIGFIYKRTGDFKTSLDYFNKVTELVNKQPANLKESDKALLHINIGVAYTTLKSYTKAKENYHIALKIREKEANNIEIANTKNYLAGNYYISGNISQALKSVNDAIEIAEPINAEEVLLTSYKILNMIYTQDNNAAKAKKYLGLHRELNEKLEEEEKAKKQEMLKKQLEIERNEEEIKTLLAEEERKAVESERKENEIKLKEKELALLKRDQELREIEYKNQLLEKERTEQALALAQQQLETEKKNRELVSLEKEKELQNLELKRKALEDEKQKKAIQLLEADKKLQDEQLKYTYWMFGLFALILAIIIISFIQKKKANSMLKSQQLQITNQNDELQQNMEELQATQEELENQKEQLEVQHRKITFSIQYAQRIQSSILPSNSLKNKLFQESFVTYLPKDIVSGDFYWMEELEEKKIVSIIDCTGHGVPGALMSMIGSTTLNEIINQKGITDPAEVLNKLHEGIRSKLSQEESQNHDGMDIGICLIEPNGNGTVKLTYAGAKHTLYIVNNDELQEINGDRKSIGGANTTAYRNFSNNTMELDKGAILYLTTDGYIDQNCPNRKRFNKKRFKLLIDEVKHLDLQSQKERFDAALAEHKRDAEQRDDITLLAVKI